The Candidatus Hydrogenedentota bacterium DNA window GGTTATTGGGTGAATACGTGACCTGGCGTTCTTGAGCGTAGAGAGTCGAGTTCATGAAGAAACATCCTGCTGTAGTCGCGAATAGAACGAAGTTGACCAAGGTGGAATAAGGCTTTCTCACACAATTATCCTCGCGGTTGCCACCCAAACCGTTACAATTGCCCGAAATGGCGCGCCTGGGCGCGTTGCGCCGATTATACGCCCGGCGCAACCCAAGTGCACGGAACAGCACGTACTACGCGGTCGAATGGCTCGCCTGGACCGGGGGCGGCCCACAATGCGCATACTACCAGCGCATACAATAACCGTTTGATACAATGGCCGAGCGGGGATATAATTCCCGCTTATTTCGTCAAGGAAAATCGCCCTATGATCAAGGTTGGAGTAGTTGGTACCGGATATGGCGCGCGGGAACTGATCCGCCTGTTGGGCGGACATCCTGAGACGGAACTGGTCGCGGTTACATCGTCGAGTGCGGCCGGTAAGACGCTGGATGAGGTTCTGCCGGCATTTCGCGGCATGTACTCCATTGTGCTGGAGGCTTTCGACGCGAAAGCGCTCAAGGCGAAGTGCGACCTCGTGTGTATCGCGGTGCCGAGCAAGCAATCGATGCCGATGGTGTCTGCGCTTCGGCAGGAAGGCGTCCGGGTATTCGATCTTGGCGGCGATTTTCGGCTGAAAGACCCGGCCCTTTTCGCGAAGTACTACAAGGCCGAGCACACGGCTCCGGAGTTGCTCGCGGATTGCGTGTATGGCCTGCCGCCGTTCTACCGGGAAGAGCTCAAGACCGCACAATTGGTATCGGTACCCGGCTGCTATCCGATTAGTGTCATCCTTCCTCTTCGGCCACTCCTCGAAAATGTCGGCACAGACATCCCGGTAGTGGTCGATTCTATTTCCGGGATATCCGGCGCGGGACGCACACCCAGCGAGGCATACCACTTCCCGGAAATGAACGAGAACCTGAAAGCCTACCGCCTCGGCAATCACCAGCACATTCCCGAGATCGAGCAAGAACTCGGCAACAAGGTAATGGTTCAATTCACGCCGCACGTCGCCCCGCTGACGCGCGGGATATTGACGACGATTACGTTCCGGCCCAACGGCCCCGTGAATCCGGAGGCGGTTTACCGCTGTTACGATTCGGAACCGTTTGTACGTATTCTTCCCCACGGGCATCTGCCCGAGATTCGGTATATTCGTGCGTCCAATTACTGCGATATCGGCTGGACCATGGACGAACGGACGGGCAATTTGCTGATTGTCAGCGCAATCGACAATATGATGGGCGGTACCGCGGGCATGGCGTTACAATGCCTCAACGTAGCGTACGGTTTTGACGAACGCACGGGCCTGAACTTTGGAGGCATGGTTCCATGAAGACCATTCCGGGTGGTGTGACAGCTCCCAAGGGGTATCGCGCATCGGGTGTGGCGGCAGGTATCAAGCCCAAGTCGACCAAGAAAGACTGCGCCCTCATCGCCAGCGATGCCATCGCCACAGTCGCGGGCATGTTCACGAAGAACGTGATGAAGTCCCCGCCGGTCGTGTGGAACCAAAGTGTTTGCGCGGCAGGGTGCGCCCAATCGGTGTTCATCAACAGCGGCAATGCGAATGCGGCAACCGGGGAATCCGGTGCAGCCGATGTGCGGAAGACGGCCGACCTTGTAGCCGATGCGCTGGGCACGCAGCCCGGCACCGTGTGCCTTTGCAGCACGGGAGTCATCGGTGTGCCATTGCCGATGGACCGCATCGCGAAGGGTGTGGTGGAATGCGCTGCCGCGCTGTCGCCCGCAGGCAGTGCCGACGCCGCCGCGGCGATCATGACGACGGACACCGTACCCAAGGAAGTCGCCTACGAAGTACCTCTATCCTCGGGCGTTGTGCGGATGGGCGCAATCGCCAAAGGTTCAGGAATGATTGCGCCGAATATGGGCACGATGATTTGCGTGATCACGACGGACGCGACCATCGCGGCGAAGCCGTTGGCCAACCTCTTGCGCGACGCCGTCAATCTGTCGTTCAACTGCATCAGTGTTGACAACGACATGAGCACGAGCGACACGGTGTTGTGTTTTGCGAACAGCGCAGCGAACCTGCCGAATCTGGAACCGGGCACGGCGGATTACGAAGCGTTTGGAGACGCGCTTACGATCTTGTGCAGAGACGTTGCGCGGAGGCTCGTGCTGGACGGCGAAGGCGCCACCAAGTTTGTGGAAATCGTCGTCGAAGGTACGTCCACCGATTCCGATGCGAAAACGATCGCGCGGGCAATCGCGTTCTCTCACCTATGCAAGACCGCGTTCTTTGGTGAAGACCCCAATTGGGGACGAATCGTATGCGCGGCGGGGTACGCAGGCGTGCCGTTCGATCCGAACGACGTTGCCTTGTGGCTGGACGAGGTACAATTGGTTGAACGCGGGGCGGCCACGGACTACCGCGAATCGGATGCGGCAGCCGTAATGAAGAAGCGGGAATTTCGAATCCGTTTGGATGTGGGGACTGGGCCCGGCCAGGCGCTGTTCTGGACAAGCGATCTCAGCAATGAATATGTGCGCATTAACGCGGATTACCGGTCCTGACGAATTCGCATTGAAGTAAACCGCCGGGCATACCGAGATTCTACCGGGTTAAAACCCGTCTATGAGAGGGACAACGAGATTGAAAGCTATGGACGAGTATATTCAAAAGGCAGCGGTGCTGATCGAAGCGCTGCCGTACATTCGAGAATTCGAGGGCAAAACCGTCGTTATCAAATACGGCGGAGCGGCAATGGAGAATCCCTCGTTGCGCCGGAGTACAACCGAAGACATCGTCCTCATGAAATACGTGGGGATGAACCCGGTGATTGTGCACGGCGGCGGACCAGAAATTAACCGCACGCTTACTCGTCTTGGCGTGGAAACCAAATTCCAAAACGGTCTCCGCGTGACCGATGAAGAAACGGTGAAGGTCGTCGAGATGGTGCTGGCGGGCACGATCAACAAAGAGATCGTAACACTCATCAACAAGGCGGGCGGCAATGCCGTCGGTTTAAGCGGCAAAGACGCCAACCTGCTGCACGCGAAAAAAGTGCAGATGCCGGACGGTTCGGATATCGGTTTTGTTGGTGAGATCGCCAGTGTTCATTATCAGATTATCAACGTGTTGTGCGGCGCGGGCATGATTCCAGTCATTGCGCCGATTGCCACCGACCCGCAGGGCGCGACCTGGAACGTAAACGCGGATACGGCAGCGGGTGAAATTGCCGGAGCGATTCAGGCGGAGAAATTGGTGTTCCTTACCGACACGCCCGGGTTGCTTCGCGACCCGAAAGATCCGAGCTCGCTGATCCACCAGCTTTGTTACAAAGACATCCTGGAACTGACCGCGCAAGGCGTCATTGCGGGCGGAATGATCCCCAAGGTCGAAGCATGCCTGAAAGGACTCGACTACGGAGTCGTGAAGACTCACATTATCGATGGGCGCGTCCCGCATTCCTTGTTGCTGGAGATCTTTACCGATCACGGCATGGGCACCTTGGTAACGCACTGAGGTCGTTCCGCGAGACGTGGTAGGTTTGCTGTCATGTTGAGCGCGGCGGGCCTTCCGAGTACGCTTCTTGAAGCGATCCTGGATTCGATTTTCTCAACCCAACAGCGCAGGTCGAATAGATCCCGCCGGGGAATCTCCGGCGATGATGAACACCAGACGTAATCGGCGTGCTCCTTGCGCCGAGGAGGTAGTGCATGTCGTTGACGGATTATGGCTTTACTTCTCCGATGGACATCATGGAGAAGGGGGGTGTCCTGATGTGGCCGATCCTGGCCACGTCGGTCGTTGCATTGGCCATCGCGCTCGAGCGCTTCTGGTCGTTGCGCCGCGCCACGCTGGACACGCGGGAGTTCATGGATGCCATGCGCGGCACCTTGCGACAGAACCGCATCCAAGAAGCGATTGGGATGTGCGAGGAAGCCGACGCGCCGGTTGCGCGCATCATTCGCGCGGGACTGTTGAAACACGACCGCGGCAAGGACGAAATTCGCGAGGCGATTGAGAATGCCGGTCAGCTTGAGATTCCGCGACTGGAGCGCTTTCTCGCGGCGCTCGCCACGTGCGTGAACATCGCGCCGTTGTTGGGCCTGTTGGGCACGGTGCAGGGCATGATTCTGTGCTTCGCGCGCATTATGCAACGCCAGGGGCAGGTGGTTCCGGCAGACCTCGCCGAAGGTATCCAGAATGCGCTGTTGACGACGGCCTTCGGGCTGACCGTCGCGATACCCGCCATGATTGCGCACAATTACTTCATTACGCGCGTCGAAGGCATGATCCTGGAGATGGAAGTCAGTTCAACGGAATTGTTGGATATTCTGACACAGACTCGCGGCGAGCGAGACGTTTAACAACATGATACTCATCGGAAATCAGGGACTGACCCAAGCGCAGCGAAGCGGAGACGGGTCTGTCCCCGATTTCTGGGTACGGTGAGGGTATGAAATTTCAACGAGTCGGAAGCGGAAAACACCGGGTGCGCGCGAGTCTGGATCTCACGCCCCTGATCGATGTCGTGTTCAACCTCATCGTTTTCTTCATGCTGTCGTCGACATTTGTTGTGCAGACGTCCATTCCGATCGAAACACCGGAGGCTCCGGGTACAGTCAAAATGGAGAACCGGGAGCTGTCCGTGACGCTTCAGTACGGCGATGGCGGGCCAGACGGCAACGGACGCGTGTATGTCGAGAACGATGAGGTGACGACGTGGGACGATCTGTCGCGCAGGCTTGCGGAGGAAGTGGCAAAGAAACCGGATGCGCTCGTACTAATTCGTCCGGATGAGCGCGTGGATACGGGAAGGCTTGTGTATGTGCTGGGCATTGCCACGAGCGTGGGCATCCAGCGATACGGAATCGCCGCGGTTCCGCCGAAGGAACAGTGATGGTCCGCGTGGGCAGGCATAAGCCCGCCGTTGTGGCGTTTGCGTTCTCGGCGGCGCTTCACTTGTCCATGGTGACGGTGTTTACCATCTACATCGACATCCCTGTGCCCCGTCTTCGTTACTACACCTTCGACATAGTTAATCCCACGACGCACGAATCCTACCTGGGACCAATCGAGCCAGATATCTTGCCCGACGCCTCGTTGCGCGAAACGCTGCGCCTGGATACCGGCGTTCAACCCCTGGCCGACGTCGCCGAGAGCATTCCGGCCGGGGTTGCTTCGGAATTCCCCACGATTACGCTGCCCACGTGGGCCGTGCCTGAACTGGAGCGGCTTCAACTACGCCAGGAGAGTCTGCGTCTTCGAGCAGAGTTCACCCGCAAGCAGAAGCAAAGTCCGTTTTCGTTCTTGCTGGGCGAATCCGGGTTCCTTCGCGAGACGCTGGGGCGAATCACGGACTCAGACGATGAGACAGCGGCGCCTCCCACGACCTCGGCCATTCTGGTGGGGCGGCCCGTGGAAGGTGTCGTGATGTACATCGAGTGGATGGCAGACCCGCGTAACCGCGAGATCCTGTTTTCGCCACCCGTTGAGAGCCTGTGGCGGCTTGGGCCGTCCTCGCTGCAACAGCCCTTGAGCCTGCTGTTTAAGGTGGCGGCTACGGGCGAAGTCACCGAAGTGCTGACGCCTATCGAAGACGACAACGAACTGGCGGCCAGCGCAGGCAAAGCCCTGCTCAAGTACCGGTTTGCGCCGCTTCTCGAAGGCGGCGAGAGGGAACAATACGGGACGCTGATCATCGCGCCGGAAAGCAAGGACTCGCCGTGATCGCGATCGAGCTGAAATGGGCCTTGCTGCTCTACGCGAGTATCCTCGGCGCGATGGTGCTCTTCGTCTGGGTGTACACCCAGGTGACCGTGTGGCGTCCGCACCGGTACCTGGGGCAACAGTTCCTGTGGCGATGCTCCTTCTGCGGATACACCTACCTCGACGAATCGCACGAGCACATCTCGCAGTGTCCGCGGTGCCAGAGTTTCAATTCCGCTACCGACGCCAATGTGAGGTTCGTGCCCGCGAGGGGAGAGACCGCTCCGGAAGCCATGACCGACGACGCCCTCGATTCGCGCCGGAACCCATCGCGCCGAAAACGTCCCCACCAACGCCGCCGGGGTCCTCGCCGCAGGTAGTCCTCTCGTGATCGCCGTTTGCTCGTTGGTTGCATGCGACGCCCAAGTCGGGTACCGTCTCACGTGCTGGTCCAGTCCTCAAGCTGCAACCCAAGATGGAGGCCCCTATGCCGGCCAATCCCGTGCAGTACCGTACCGAGCATCGCATGGTAGGAGATCTGTTTCGAGCCGAGGCGGCAAGTCCCCCGCAGCGTTTTGCGCTGAGTGCGGCGCAGGTCGCCGAGTACCGGGAACGCGGATACGTTCGTGGGCCGCGCGTGTTGGACGACCGGCAAATCGAAGCGCTGCGCGCTGGGCTAGAGCAGATTCGTACCGGGACAAATCCCCGGCTAGCGGAACTGTACGAAATCGACGACGCGTGGAAGAAGGCGCCCGAGAAGAACGTCTTCCATTTTCTAGGCGCGTGGCGCATCGACGAGGCATTCCACGATCTCCTGTTTCATCCGGCGATTGCCGTTCCCGTCAGTCAGTTGCTCGACACGCCGCGCGTGCGTTTCTGGCACGACCAGGTGTTCTACAAACCGCCGCGGCATCCCGGCGTTGTCGCGTGGCATCAGGACTACTCGTACTGGACGCGAAGCGTGCCCGCGCGTCATCTGACGGTCTGGATAGGGTTGGACGATTCGACCTTGGCGAACGGGTGCATCCATTTTGTGCCGGGAAGCCATCGCTGGCCGTTGCTGCCAAAACTGCAACTGCTCGAAAACATGGATGGCATCAGGGACGTGCTTACGCCGGAGCAGTTGGAGCAGTTCAAGCCGGAACCGCTGGAGTTGAAGGCGGGCGAGTGTTCGTTTCACGATTGCATGACCTTGCACGGTTCGTACGGAAACAATTCGGATATCCCTCGGCGCGGCGTTGTGCTGAATTTCATGCATCCGGAAACGAAGAGCGCGGATGGGAAACATCCGCTGTTGGTACACACACCTGTTATTCCTGAAGGGGCGATAATTGAAGGGGATGACTTCCCGATTGTGTATGATGCGGCATCCAAGAAGTAGTGACCGGTAATTCGATGGAGAGCGAACGATGATCTCAAAAGAACGCAGACAGGAAATCTTCCAACGCGGCAAGTCGACGATTCACTGGCAGGGGGAGCCGAGACTGGGGAGTTCCTACGGCGAGGAAGAGGTCGAAGCGGCGGTCAGCGCGATTCGCGATGCGACCGTGCCGAGCCGTGGATTCGGATTTAGCGGGTATCCCATTCCCGAGTTCGAGAGAGCTTTTGCCGATCACGTTGGCACGAAGCACGCCGTTGCGTTGAACAGTGCCGGTCCGGGCCTGGACATCATGATGAACTACCTCGACCTGCAACCGGGCGACGAGGTAATCGTGCCCGCCATCAATTTTGTGGCCGCGCCGCTGGCGGTGTTGGGCGCGGGCGGGCAAATCGTCTGGGGCGAGGTAGACCCCAAGACCTTGCAGCTCGATCCCAGCGACGTGGAGAAACGCATCACGCCGCGAACCCGCGCCATCTTCCCGGTACACATGAACGGGCTTAGTTCGCCGATGGATGACCTTATCGAATTAGCGCAACGGCATCCGCACGAGAAGCACGGGCCGTTGAAGGTCATCGGCGACGCGGCGCGCGCCTGCGGCGGCGGGTACAAAGGCGAACAGATCGGGAAGAAAGGCGTCGCGACGGTGTTCTCCTTCCACACGATGAAGAACATGACGACGCTCGGCGAAGGCGGCATGGTTACCACCGACGACGACGACGTAGAAGCGTACTGCCGCTCGACGCGGTTCTATGGAATGAACACCGACATCTGGGGGTCGTCGTACGTAATGACGACGGTGCAAGCCGCAGTTGGTCTCGTGCAATTGAAGAAGCTCGACGGCTTCATCGATGCGCGGCGGCGGCTGGCGCAACGTCGCAATGAGCTACTTGCGGACGTCCCGGAATTGGCGCTTCCACACGAACCGGCGGACTGCCGCCACTCCTACTACCTGTACACGTGCGTCGTATGCGAAGAATGGCGCGGCGAGAAGCGCGACCGGTTGATGAAGATGCTGGAAGAAGAATACGACGTGCGATGCATCGTGGCGAATCCGCCCGCGTACAAGGCGCGGCGCGTGTTGCGCGATTGTACTCCCGGGCAGTCGCTGCCGTTGTCCGAATCGTTGGGCGAACGGCTCTTCTGCGTACCCATCCACCCCGCGATGACCGACGAAGACAACGAGTTCATGGCAGCAGCAGTCATTGAGTGCGTGGAGCGGCTGCGGTAAGAGACGACGGTCGAGATTCACTTCTTCTGAGAAAAACGGCAATCTTCTTGCCATGTCTCTTACCCCGCACGGACAGCGTGTGCTCTTGTTCACTGCTCACACCGTCTGTTCCTCCTGCGCGCCGCACGGCGCAAAAACATAACAGCCTGGGGCAGAGTCCTCCGAAGCCCCGAGACGCAGTCGAGGGGCGAAGGAGGACGCCGCCCCAGGTAAGCAACCCACCCTAACGACCGCTCTAAAGGAGCCCCACATGCAAGAGGTTCTGCTTGTTTCTTAGGAGAGGCACGGAAGAAGACAGGCCGCACACACGGCGATTGGCACGGATTTCTTACAAGCGCACAAGTCTCAAAATGGGTTTACGTGTGCTCATCAAGAACGCGAATTAGGCGAGAAGGACTTCGAAACCAGCTTGCGCGAAATGGTGGTCGGCGGTCAGTGCGCTTTTCAAATGGAGCGTGTTCATCACTGCGAACGACGTACAATCCGTCAACGACCACCTTTTGTCATTTCTAATAGCGAATAATTCGACCGCATCGGACAGGAGCTTCGTCGAGCACTCGACAATTTGCGTGTAGCTATCCGACCTCAATTGAGAAAACAGATCGACGAACAGCTGCCGCGTTTCGGTAGACGAAAAGAAATTGCCCACTTCAACAAGTACGAACTCTGAAGTCACGGTCCGCCCTCGAAAGCCTTGACTGAATTCAAGTGCTGCGGAGTGAAGTGAATCCCTTGGATTTGCCAATGCCACGTAAAACGAAGTGTCGGCAAAGACAGCTCTCATAGAGAATCTTGGCTACGGGGAGCCCCATACAAATAGTGGTCGTGCTCTCGGGCGGCGTCAATGGGCAACCCCTCGGCCTTTCCGATTATGCCAGACATACGCTCGGCGAGGGTTGGGACGTTCACTTCGTCTTCCGATTGCTGCGGCGTCTCCCAGATCTCTATCTGGACGGGGGTGCCGTCCGGAAGATCGATGAGTTCCTCTACAACTATCTGTCCTTCTTTGACCAAGCCCCTATAGGTCATGCGTCACCTCGTCTCCGGCGCGGCTCGCGAACCTCGACAGTCACAGTGGTTCCGTCAGGCAAATTGACGGTGCTTTCGAGGACGATGCGTCCGTCCACTATCGTACCGCGATAGGTCATGTTCATGGCCTCCGTTCTTTGCGCTAGACTCATAATACCACGATGCGCCATTTCCATCGGATTTGAAGGCCTGCCTGCAAAACGCCCGCGCTTGCCCCGGCGAATACTGTCGGCTCGAAGACGCGCCTTGGTCTCATGTCCGCGAGAAACACCAAGATGGTCAAGACAGCAGGAGTCAGCAGAACAGGCAAATTTGCCGAGGTCCCTTTGGCCGTAAATGCACCAACTGCGTTTTACCCCCTTGACCCGATCATTGCTGCATAGTTTAGGCTTGTGTTCGAGTGTTCGGGATACACGTGGCTCGGGCGCTCGGATACCCCGGCCGGGTAGAGAAACGTCAGGAGTGAGTGCATGAGGATTGGGCAATTGGCGCGTGCGTTTGGGCTGAGCCGAGGCACGTTGCTCCACTACGACGCCATCGGCTTGTTGACTCCGTCGGCGCGAAGCGATTCGGGCTACCGGGAGTACACCGAAGCCGATGTGGAACGTTTGCGTCGCATCTGCACGTACCGCGCGGCGGGCGTGCCGTTGGCGGAGATACGGAGCGTGTTGGATACCGTCGAGCCGGAAGGATTCCGGCGGGTGTTAAGTTTCCGGCTTGCTCAATTGGGCGAAGAGATTGCACAACTTCAAGGACAACAACGCCTTATCGTGCGGCTGTTAAGGCCGTCCGAGGCGAACGAGGAACAACCGATGTTGAACAAAGACCAATGGGTGGCGCTCATGCGCGCAACCGGATTGACGGACGACGATATGAAGCGGTGGCACAAGGAATTCGAGAAGATGTCGGGTAGCGCCCACGAAGAGTTCCTGGTGTCGCTGGGAATCGGCGCGAAGGAGATAGCCGAAATCCGCGAGTGGTCGCGTAAGTAGTCGGTCGATCCAAAACACTGGCGCCCCGGGACTTACCACCCCGGGGCGCATCTATCTGAAAGCCCACCTAACGAGGCGGCGCTACTGAGGTTTTTGCGTTTCCGTTGGTTTGCTGGGGACCTTCTTGGGAAGCGTCACAGTAAACACGCCATCTTTGTAGGCGGTCTTCATGCCGGCCTCGTCGACGGCCTCGGGTAACGGCATGGACCTCTGAAACTGTCCCGACACGCGCTCCTGGCGAAGAATACGTCCATCCTTTTGCTGCGACACGGTCTGGTCACGCTTGCCGGTTATCGTCAGCGTTTGGTCCTTGATCTCGACACGGATATCCGACTGTTCAGCCCCGGGCATGTCGACCGTTATCACATACTTGTCCCCCTGATCGGCCATATCGATATTGGGACTCGTGACTAGGGTCGAGGACTGGGCCAGATTGCCGAAACGCGGGCTATCCTTAAACCGGTCAAGGGACTGGTTAAACAACTGATCCATCTGCTGTCGCATCTTGGCCATTTCCTGGAACGGGTCCCAGTTCGTGGGATCGGACATCGATCCAAATGGATCGGGCAAAGAGCCCATATTCGGAAACGGGGTGTCGGGCTTGCCGTTGCTGTCCTTGTTGGGGTTCGGAATGACCGTCCAGCCGTCATCCGACTTGGCCGTCGCCATGGCTTTCGACAGTTTCTCGTGCATGGACCACATGTACGCGCCTTGAATACACACGGCGACGATTAAGGCGCTCAAGACACCGACGAGGAGCTTTGAGCGCTTTTTCTCAGAAGTTTCGTTCTGAACTTCGCTCATGGCACGTATCCTCCTAACA harbors:
- the argB gene encoding acetylglutamate kinase yields the protein MDEYIQKAAVLIEALPYIREFEGKTVVIKYGGAAMENPSLRRSTTEDIVLMKYVGMNPVIVHGGGPEINRTLTRLGVETKFQNGLRVTDEETVKVVEMVLAGTINKEIVTLINKAGGNAVGLSGKDANLLHAKKVQMPDGSDIGFVGEIASVHYQIINVLCGAGMIPVIAPIATDPQGATWNVNADTAAGEIAGAIQAEKLVFLTDTPGLLRDPKDPSSLIHQLCYKDILELTAQGVIAGGMIPKVEACLKGLDYGVVKTHIIDGRVPHSLLLEIFTDHGMGTLVTH
- a CDS encoding MerR family transcriptional regulator produces the protein MRIGQLARAFGLSRGTLLHYDAIGLLTPSARSDSGYREYTEADVERLRRICTYRAAGVPLAEIRSVLDTVEPEGFRRVLSFRLAQLGEEIAQLQGQQRLIVRLLRPSEANEEQPMLNKDQWVALMRATGLTDDDMKRWHKEFEKMSGSAHEEFLVSLGIGAKEIAEIREWSRK
- the argC gene encoding N-acetyl-gamma-glutamyl-phosphate reductase, which encodes MIKVGVVGTGYGARELIRLLGGHPETELVAVTSSSAAGKTLDEVLPAFRGMYSIVLEAFDAKALKAKCDLVCIAVPSKQSMPMVSALRQEGVRVFDLGGDFRLKDPALFAKYYKAEHTAPELLADCVYGLPPFYREELKTAQLVSVPGCYPISVILPLRPLLENVGTDIPVVVDSISGISGAGRTPSEAYHFPEMNENLKAYRLGNHQHIPEIEQELGNKVMVQFTPHVAPLTRGILTTITFRPNGPVNPEAVYRCYDSEPFVRILPHGHLPEIRYIRASNYCDIGWTMDERTGNLLIVSAIDNMMGGTAGMALQCLNVAYGFDERTGLNFGGMVP
- the argJ gene encoding bifunctional glutamate N-acetyltransferase/amino-acid acetyltransferase ArgJ; translation: MKTIPGGVTAPKGYRASGVAAGIKPKSTKKDCALIASDAIATVAGMFTKNVMKSPPVVWNQSVCAAGCAQSVFINSGNANAATGESGAADVRKTADLVADALGTQPGTVCLCSTGVIGVPLPMDRIAKGVVECAAALSPAGSADAAAAIMTTDTVPKEVAYEVPLSSGVVRMGAIAKGSGMIAPNMGTMICVITTDATIAAKPLANLLRDAVNLSFNCISVDNDMSTSDTVLCFANSAANLPNLEPGTADYEAFGDALTILCRDVARRLVLDGEGATKFVEIVVEGTSTDSDAKTIARAIAFSHLCKTAFFGEDPNWGRIVCAAGYAGVPFDPNDVALWLDEVQLVERGAATDYRESDAAAVMKKREFRIRLDVGTGPGQALFWTSDLSNEYVRINADYRS
- a CDS encoding DegT/DnrJ/EryC1/StrS family aminotransferase, with the protein product MISKERRQEIFQRGKSTIHWQGEPRLGSSYGEEEVEAAVSAIRDATVPSRGFGFSGYPIPEFERAFADHVGTKHAVALNSAGPGLDIMMNYLDLQPGDEVIVPAINFVAAPLAVLGAGGQIVWGEVDPKTLQLDPSDVEKRITPRTRAIFPVHMNGLSSPMDDLIELAQRHPHEKHGPLKVIGDAARACGGGYKGEQIGKKGVATVFSFHTMKNMTTLGEGGMVTTDDDDVEAYCRSTRFYGMNTDIWGSSYVMTTVQAAVGLVQLKKLDGFIDARRRLAQRRNELLADVPELALPHEPADCRHSYYLYTCVVCEEWRGEKRDRLMKMLEEEYDVRCIVANPPAYKARRVLRDCTPGQSLPLSESLGERLFCVPIHPAMTDEDNEFMAAAVIECVERLR
- a CDS encoding PIN domain-containing protein, whose amino-acid sequence is MRAVFADTSFYVALANPRDSLHSAALEFSQGFRGRTVTSEFVLVEVGNFFSSTETRQLFVDLFSQLRSDSYTQIVECSTKLLSDAVELFAIRNDKRWSLTDCTSFAVMNTLHLKSALTADHHFAQAGFEVLLA
- a CDS encoding MotA/TolQ/ExbB proton channel family protein, whose protein sequence is MSLTDYGFTSPMDIMEKGGVLMWPILATSVVALAIALERFWSLRRATLDTREFMDAMRGTLRQNRIQEAIGMCEEADAPVARIIRAGLLKHDRGKDEIREAIENAGQLEIPRLERFLAALATCVNIAPLLGLLGTVQGMILCFARIMQRQGQVVPADLAEGIQNALLTTAFGLTVAIPAMIAHNYFITRVEGMILEMEVSSTELLDILTQTRGERDV
- a CDS encoding Hsp20/alpha crystallin family protein, which codes for MSEVQNETSEKKRSKLLVGVLSALIVAVCIQGAYMWSMHEKLSKAMATAKSDDGWTVIPNPNKDSNGKPDTPFPNMGSLPDPFGSMSDPTNWDPFQEMAKMRQQMDQLFNQSLDRFKDSPRFGNLAQSSTLVTSPNIDMADQGDKYVITVDMPGAEQSDIRVEIKDQTLTITGKRDQTVSQQKDGRILRQERVSGQFQRSMPLPEAVDEAGMKTAYKDGVFTVTLPKKVPSKPTETQKPQ
- a CDS encoding phytanoyl-CoA dioxygenase family protein; protein product: MPANPVQYRTEHRMVGDLFRAEAASPPQRFALSAAQVAEYRERGYVRGPRVLDDRQIEALRAGLEQIRTGTNPRLAELYEIDDAWKKAPEKNVFHFLGAWRIDEAFHDLLFHPAIAVPVSQLLDTPRVRFWHDQVFYKPPRHPGVVAWHQDYSYWTRSVPARHLTVWIGLDDSTLANGCIHFVPGSHRWPLLPKLQLLENMDGIRDVLTPEQLEQFKPEPLELKAGECSFHDCMTLHGSYGNNSDIPRRGVVLNFMHPETKSADGKHPLLVHTPVIPEGAIIEGDDFPIVYDAASKK
- a CDS encoding biopolymer transporter ExbD, which gives rise to MKFQRVGSGKHRVRASLDLTPLIDVVFNLIVFFMLSSTFVVQTSIPIETPEAPGTVKMENRELSVTLQYGDGGPDGNGRVYVENDEVTTWDDLSRRLAEEVAKKPDALVLIRPDERVDTGRLVYVLGIATSVGIQRYGIAAVPPKEQ